Proteins encoded within one genomic window of Bacillota bacterium:
- a CDS encoding ABC transporter ATP-binding protein has protein sequence MQQEKLLSVHDLHVHFTTREGTVRALNGVDMELYRGETLGLVGESGCGKSMTARAIMQMVPFPGKIVKGEVHLYRREESGVRDINITALHPDSPEILDIRGPDIAMIFQEPMTSLSPIHTIGDQIGEAVRLHQDVTKEEARERAIEMLYLVGIPDAKTRVDSYPFEMSGGMRQRAMIAMALSCNPSILIADEPTTALDVTIQAQILELIQRLQQQLNMTVLMITHNLGVVAAMSHRVAVMYLGKIVELASTDDIFHNPKHPYTQALLKSVPRVGEKTGERLYAIKGSIPDPFVQVPGCSFHPRCPQFVKGVCDRQVPRPVQVSEGHQVSCLLYSTGTDSTAEGVAGR, from the coding sequence GGGCCCTGAACGGAGTAGATATGGAGTTGTATCGGGGTGAAACCCTGGGTTTGGTGGGAGAAAGTGGTTGCGGTAAGAGTATGACCGCCAGAGCGATCATGCAAATGGTTCCCTTCCCTGGCAAGATTGTCAAGGGTGAGGTGCATCTGTATCGCCGGGAGGAATCAGGAGTCAGGGATATTAATATCACTGCTTTGCATCCCGACAGTCCCGAAATTCTCGACATTCGGGGCCCAGATATCGCGATGATTTTCCAAGAACCGATGACATCTTTGAGTCCCATTCATACCATCGGCGATCAGATCGGAGAAGCGGTTCGGTTGCACCAAGATGTAACCAAGGAAGAAGCTAGGGAACGGGCCATTGAGATGTTATACTTGGTGGGCATTCCCGATGCGAAGACCAGGGTAGATTCATATCCCTTTGAAATGAGTGGGGGTATGCGGCAAAGGGCAATGATTGCTATGGCTCTGTCCTGCAACCCTAGTATATTGATCGCCGACGAGCCGACCACGGCATTGGACGTGACTATTCAGGCGCAGATTCTGGAACTAATTCAGCGGTTACAGCAACAGTTGAATATGACGGTGTTGATGATTACCCATAACCTGGGCGTGGTGGCTGCCATGTCCCATCGAGTAGCGGTGATGTATCTGGGCAAGATTGTGGAGCTGGCTTCGACTGATGATATCTTCCACAATCCAAAGCATCCATATACCCAGGCCTTGCTCAAGTCGGTTCCGAGAGTGGGCGAGAAGACCGGTGAACGTCTCTATGCCATTAAGGGTAGCATTCCCGATCCCTTTGTGCAGGTGCCGGGATGTTCCTTCCATCCTCGCTGCCCACAGTTTGTGAAGGGTGTTTGCGATCGACAGGTTCCCCGCCCGGTTCAAGTGTCGGAGGGGCATCAGGTCAGCTGCCTGTTGTATTCCACCGGTACTGATTCTACTGCGGAAGGAGTGGCTGGCCGATGA
- a CDS encoding ATP-binding cassette domain-containing protein: protein MKGTREYLLEVKDLKKYFPIRRGVFRKHVGDVKAVDGVTFEVRHGETLGLVGESGCGKTTTGRTILRAIEPTGGEILYHTADGSVVDIVELDRVELREMRKHMQMIFQDPYSSLNPRMTVKEIISEPLVCYNIGSAQEREDRVAELLKVVGLDPRYMVRYPHAFSGGQRQRIGIARALALNPELVIADESVSALDVSIQAQVLNLLQDLQEQFNLTYIFIAHDLGVVEHICDRVAVMYVGKIVEVAETETLFHSPKHPYCEALLSAVPRPDPRYKLERMILEGEVADPSNRPTGCAFHPRCKYAQAKCREEEPPLINVADPGELPHTVACHFARELELQGVGRELERGA from the coding sequence ATGAAAGGGACCCGCGAATATCTGCTTGAAGTAAAGGACTTGAAAAAATACTTTCCTATTCGCAGAGGAGTTTTCCGCAAACACGTCGGCGATGTGAAGGCCGTTGATGGCGTGACCTTTGAAGTCCGCCATGGTGAGACTCTAGGCTTGGTGGGCGAAAGTGGTTGTGGAAAAACCACCACCGGGCGGACGATCCTACGGGCTATCGAGCCGACGGGTGGGGAAATTCTCTACCATACTGCCGACGGCTCAGTAGTGGACATCGTGGAATTGGACCGGGTTGAACTGCGAGAGATGCGAAAGCACATGCAGATGATCTTCCAAGATCCCTACTCCTCGCTAAATCCCCGGATGACAGTAAAGGAGATTATCTCCGAACCCTTGGTGTGCTACAACATCGGCAGTGCTCAAGAGCGGGAAGACCGGGTAGCAGAGCTGCTGAAGGTGGTTGGTCTCGATCCCCGTTATATGGTTCGCTATCCCCACGCCTTTAGTGGAGGGCAGCGGCAGCGGATTGGGATTGCCAGGGCCCTGGCTTTAAATCCGGAATTGGTGATTGCCGACGAGTCGGTTTCGGCTCTAGACGTGTCGATTCAGGCCCAGGTGCTCAATCTGCTGCAAGACCTGCAGGAGCAGTTTAATCTGACCTACATCTTCATTGCCCATGACTTGGGCGTAGTTGAACATATCTGTGACCGAGTGGCAGTGATGTACGTTGGCAAGATTGTGGAAGTGGCTGAAACTGAAACGCTATTCCACAGTCCAAAGCATCCCTACTGTGAAGCCTTGTTGTCGGCGGTTCCCCGTCCCGATCCCAGATACAAGCTGGAGCGGATGATTCTTGAAGGCGAGGTGGCTGACCCCTCCAATCGCCCGACGGGATGTGCTTTCCATCCTCGCTGCAAGTATGCGCAAGCGAAGTGTCGAGAAGAGGAGCCGCCGTTGATTAATGTCGCGGATCCCGGTGAATTGCCTCATACCGTAGCTTGTCACTTTGCTAGGGAACTAGAGCTGCAGGGTGTCGGTCGGGAGCTGGAGCGGGGTGCATAG